In one Burkholderiales bacterium GJ-E10 genomic region, the following are encoded:
- a CDS encoding thioredoxin encodes MHLVCPACGSTNRIPEERLNDGPVCGRCGAALMPLEPIPLDEQTFHRYVANTDLPIVVDFWADWCGPCKMMAPQFAAAAKAMPGVRFVKVDTDENPKLAGEFRIRGIPTLALFQGGKEQARTSGAMGAADLRAWITAQIDRSAA; translated from the coding sequence ATGCATCTCGTATGCCCCGCCTGTGGCAGCACCAATCGGATTCCGGAAGAGCGCCTCAACGACGGCCCGGTCTGCGGGCGCTGCGGCGCGGCGCTGATGCCGCTGGAACCGATTCCGCTCGACGAGCAGACCTTCCACCGATATGTCGCCAACACCGACCTGCCCATCGTCGTCGACTTCTGGGCCGACTGGTGCGGCCCCTGCAAGATGATGGCGCCGCAGTTCGCCGCGGCGGCGAAGGCGATGCCCGGCGTGCGCTTCGTCAAGGTCGATACCGACGAGAACCCGAAACTCGCGGGCGAGTTCCGCATTCGCGGCATTCCGACGCTGGCGCTGTTTCAGGGTGGCAAGGAGCAGGCGCGCACCTCGGGGGCGATGGGCGCCGCCGATCTCCGGGCATGGATCACGGCCCAGATCGACCGGAGCGCCGCATGA
- a CDS encoding type I secretion outer membrane protein, TolC family (Precursor): MIAERPLRTRLRNPLRALPASVLLAFVGGAVALASAPAEAIDLVQAWQSAQMHDLTFAAARAAQQAGDARRDQSAAMWRPTVGLTATTGKMTNDTTMTGAQFSGPGIGTVTGADFSTSINDGTTTSWKVQARQPLFDRKRLAQSRQLKLSAGVADLQWRNAQQSLMLRTADRYFDLVIAEETLRVLREQQAAVRQDVAEMRERFRVGDAPVTDIDEASAREQAIEAQILAAQTDLELKQVALADMTGIAPQSLVPLIPGEAQPPRPRLTLDQWMQHADQDNPGLRMQDLQVETAQQQVERYRITASPSVDLVAEAARDRLSGSGSFGPASNTITERMIGVQLTVPVFTGGYRSAKEEEALHLADQSQAEDEQARQQVALQTREAWLGLTVGSSRVSALAASLKAARVRLDATKVGHKVGDRSTLDLLDAQSDVAAAELNLLHARVDLLKNDLQLAALAGSLDEQTLRLVNATLREGPAMTIAADTGSADSAATDIATMVREPIIRPQANAGFPSAN, from the coding sequence ATGATCGCCGAGCGCCCCCTCCGGACGCGACTCCGCAACCCCCTGCGCGCCCTGCCCGCGAGCGTCCTGCTCGCCTTCGTCGGCGGCGCGGTCGCGCTGGCGTCGGCACCCGCCGAGGCCATCGACCTCGTTCAGGCTTGGCAATCCGCGCAGATGCACGATCTGACGTTTGCGGCCGCGCGCGCCGCGCAGCAGGCCGGCGACGCGCGGCGCGACCAGAGCGCCGCGATGTGGCGGCCGACGGTCGGACTGACCGCAACCACCGGCAAGATGACGAACGACACGACGATGACCGGCGCCCAGTTCTCGGGGCCGGGCATCGGCACCGTCACCGGCGCCGATTTCTCCACGTCGATCAACGACGGCACGACCACGAGCTGGAAAGTGCAGGCGCGCCAGCCGCTGTTCGATCGGAAGCGCCTTGCGCAGAGCCGCCAGCTCAAGCTGTCCGCCGGCGTCGCGGACCTGCAGTGGCGGAACGCGCAGCAATCGCTGATGCTGCGCACGGCCGACCGGTATTTCGATCTGGTGATCGCGGAAGAGACGCTGCGCGTGCTGCGCGAACAGCAGGCCGCGGTGCGCCAGGACGTGGCGGAGATGCGCGAGCGGTTCCGGGTCGGCGATGCCCCGGTGACCGACATCGATGAAGCGAGCGCGCGCGAGCAGGCGATCGAGGCGCAGATCCTGGCGGCGCAGACCGATCTGGAACTGAAGCAGGTCGCGCTTGCCGACATGACCGGAATTGCGCCGCAGTCCCTCGTGCCCCTGATCCCGGGCGAAGCCCAGCCGCCCCGCCCGCGGCTGACCCTCGACCAATGGATGCAGCATGCCGATCAGGACAACCCGGGGCTGCGGATGCAGGACCTGCAGGTCGAGACCGCACAGCAGCAGGTCGAGCGCTATCGGATCACCGCATCCCCGTCGGTCGATCTCGTCGCCGAAGCCGCCCGCGACCGGCTTTCGGGCAGCGGCAGCTTCGGACCGGCCAGCAACACGATCACCGAGCGCATGATCGGAGTGCAGTTGACCGTGCCGGTGTTCACCGGCGGGTATCGCAGCGCGAAGGAAGAGGAAGCCCTGCATCTCGCCGATCAGTCCCAGGCGGAGGATGAGCAGGCCCGCCAGCAGGTCGCGCTGCAAACGCGCGAAGCGTGGCTGGGACTGACCGTGGGCTCGAGCCGCGTTTCGGCGCTGGCGGCGAGCCTCAAGGCGGCCCGCGTCCGCCTGGATGCGACGAAAGTGGGCCACAAGGTCGGCGATCGCAGCACCCTGGACCTGCTCGACGCCCAGAGCGACGTCGCGGCCGCCGAATTGAATCTGCTGCATGCGCGCGTCGATCTGTTGAAGAACGACCTGCAGCTCGCGGCGCTGGCGGGTTCGCTCGACGAACAGACGCTGCGCCTGGTCAACGCGACGTTGCGGGAAGGCCCCGCAATGACGATCGCGGCCGATACCGGATCCGCGGATTCCGCCGCGACCGACATCGCCACGATGGTGCGTGAACCGATCATCCGCCCGCAAGCGAACGCGGGTTTCCCGAGTGCCAACTGA